The Acidobacteriota bacterium genome includes a region encoding these proteins:
- a CDS encoding amino acid permease has product MASTAATSTLERRLGPYDAAAIIVSNVIGGGILFTPPLIAAGVPNPWLFLGIWVAGGVLAFCGASAYAELAALRPRAGGEYVYLRAAYGKLAGFLTGWVSFVAGFAGAIAATSVVLVFYLDRFFPGAADHTPFFVIPIPYFPLTVSRRTLVAISAVVALSYVHYRGVGPGRLLMNFLAVLKVAALLIFIAAGFSMGAGSGANMQAVAGPVTGSSWLLALLAVMFTYSGWNAASYMAEEIRDPGRNVPKALALGTGAVIVIYLGLNALYLYVMPVGELAKVQGSVLDVVADKMLGSAAGNIMGAVSIISLLASVSANIFAGPRVYYAMARDGVFLPAAAKIHPTFRTPSTAIVAQAIWASILIMSGSADTLTTYTGFAVTLFATIAVAAVFVLRSREPNAERPFSAWGYPFTPALFVIVGTATVINGFYSAPMTTLAGVAVMAAGIPLYFYFVATSRKPGEMK; this is encoded by the coding sequence ATGGCGAGCACCGCAGCGACTTCCACTCTTGAACGCCGGCTGGGTCCGTACGACGCAGCGGCGATCATCGTTTCCAACGTCATTGGCGGCGGCATTCTCTTCACCCCACCGTTGATCGCCGCGGGTGTTCCGAACCCCTGGCTGTTCCTCGGCATCTGGGTGGCCGGCGGCGTGCTCGCGTTTTGCGGCGCGTCGGCGTATGCCGAGTTGGCGGCGCTCAGGCCCAGGGCCGGCGGGGAGTATGTCTACTTACGCGCGGCCTACGGTAAGCTGGCCGGCTTCCTGACCGGCTGGGTTTCGTTCGTCGCGGGCTTCGCCGGGGCGATTGCGGCGACCTCTGTCGTGCTGGTCTTTTACCTCGATCGGTTCTTTCCGGGCGCTGCCGATCACACGCCGTTCTTCGTCATCCCCATTCCGTATTTCCCGCTGACGGTGTCCCGTCGCACCCTGGTCGCGATCTCGGCGGTGGTGGCGCTGTCGTACGTGCACTACCGCGGCGTCGGCCCGGGCCGGCTGCTGATGAACTTCCTGGCGGTGCTGAAAGTCGCGGCCTTGCTCATCTTCATTGCCGCCGGCTTCTCGATGGGCGCGGGCTCTGGCGCGAATATGCAGGCGGTGGCCGGACCCGTCACCGGGTCGTCCTGGTTGCTGGCGTTGCTGGCCGTGATGTTCACCTACTCGGGGTGGAATGCCGCGTCGTACATGGCTGAAGAGATTCGCGACCCCGGACGCAACGTGCCGAAGGCGCTGGCGCTCGGCACCGGCGCGGTGATTGTGATCTACCTGGGGCTGAACGCCCTGTACCTGTATGTGATGCCGGTCGGTGAGCTGGCGAAGGTGCAGGGCAGCGTGCTGGACGTGGTCGCCGACAAGATGCTGGGCTCCGCGGCCGGCAACATCATGGGAGCGGTCTCGATCATCAGCCTGCTGGCGAGCGTGAGCGCCAACATCTTTGCGGGCCCGCGCGTGTACTACGCGATGGCGCGCGACGGGGTATTCCTGCCGGCCGCCGCGAAGATTCACCCCACCTTCCGCACCCCATCGACCGCGATTGTCGCGCAGGCGATCTGGGCCAGCATCCTGATCATGTCGGGCTCGGCCGACACGCTGACGACCTATACCGGCTTCGCGGTCACGCTGTTTGCCACCATCGCGGTCGCGGCCGTCTTCGTCCTGCGCTCGCGTGAGCCGAACGCGGAGCGTCCATTCAGTGCGTGGGGCTACCCATTCACGCCGGCGCTGTTCGTGATTGTCGGCACCGCGACCGTGATCAACGGCTTCTATTCCGCCCCGATGACGACACTGGCCGGAGTCGCCGTGATGGCGGCGGGCATCCCACTGTACTTCTACTTCGTGGCGACGAGCCGGAAGCCCGGAGAGATGAAATGA
- a CDS encoding zf-HC2 domain-containing protein — MSLMFSCDDKATLVAYLYDEIDADDRQRVDEHLKQCAACAAEVGALAGVRTGLTQWAPPNVELGFTIVRAGAEPAAAPQPAAAVPGPPPWWNTVPVWAQAVAAIFVLAVSAAVANVQVKSGPDGLAISTGWMTPAASTMAPPEAPLAATDEQWKPALTALEQQLREEIRATRETGTVRAASRSSDGDEPTLRRVRELLAASESRQNRELALRVTQLTRDMNIQRRADLLRVEQAIGHTSVEMAKQRQTVNYLIRASTTPQQ, encoded by the coding sequence ATGAGCCTCATGTTTTCGTGTGACGACAAAGCCACGCTCGTGGCCTACCTCTATGACGAGATCGACGCGGACGATCGGCAACGCGTCGACGAACACCTGAAGCAGTGCGCCGCGTGCGCGGCTGAAGTCGGCGCGCTTGCCGGCGTGCGCACCGGATTGACCCAGTGGGCGCCGCCCAATGTCGAACTGGGCTTCACCATTGTCAGAGCCGGAGCTGAACCGGCCGCCGCGCCGCAACCGGCCGCGGCGGTGCCCGGTCCGCCGCCGTGGTGGAACACCGTTCCCGTGTGGGCGCAAGCCGTGGCGGCCATCTTCGTGCTGGCGGTCAGCGCCGCCGTGGCCAACGTGCAGGTGAAATCGGGCCCCGACGGGTTGGCGATCTCGACGGGCTGGATGACGCCGGCCGCCTCGACCATGGCGCCGCCGGAGGCCCCCCTGGCGGCCACCGACGAGCAGTGGAAGCCCGCGCTCACGGCCCTCGAGCAGCAGTTGCGTGAAGAAATTCGCGCCACCCGCGAGACCGGAACGGTGCGCGCGGCGTCGAGATCATCAGACGGCGACGAGCCGACCTTACGGCGCGTGCGCGAGTTGCTCGCGGCGAGCGAGTCCAGGCAGAACCGCGAGTTGGCCTTGCGGGTCACGCAGCTGACGCGCGACATGAACATCCAGCGGCGCGCCGACCTGCTGCGGGTCGAACAGGCCATTGGCCACACCAGCGTCGAAATGGCGAAGCAGCGACAGACCGTGAACTACCTGATCCGGGCGTCGACGACGCCCCAACAGTAA
- the hslV gene encoding ATP-dependent protease subunit HslV yields MDSTFHATTILAVRREGRAVLAGDGQVTLGNTVVKQNARKIRRLYNDSILAGFAGSAADSFALFARFEAKLEQYRGNLDRSAVELAKDWRTDRALRRLEAMLIVLDRKSMFLLSGTGDLIEPDDGVIGIGSGGAFAQAAAQALVQNTTLTPREIAERAMTIASQICIYTNSNLTIEEL; encoded by the coding sequence ATGGATTCGACGTTCCACGCCACGACCATCCTGGCGGTGCGCCGCGAGGGTCGGGCGGTGCTGGCCGGGGACGGGCAGGTCACGCTCGGCAACACCGTCGTAAAGCAGAACGCCCGCAAGATCCGCCGCCTTTACAACGACAGCATCCTGGCCGGTTTCGCCGGTTCGGCCGCCGATTCGTTCGCGCTGTTCGCACGGTTCGAAGCCAAGCTCGAGCAGTACCGCGGCAACCTCGACCGCTCGGCGGTGGAGCTGGCCAAGGACTGGCGCACCGATCGCGCGTTGCGGCGGCTCGAAGCCATGTTGATCGTGCTCGACCGCAAGTCGATGTTCCTGCTGTCGGGCACCGGCGACCTGATCGAGCCCGATGACGGCGTGATCGGCATCGGCTCGGGCGGCGCGTTTGCGCAGGCGGCCGCCCAGGCGCTGGTGCAGAACACCACGCTGACACCCCGCGAGATTGCCGAGCGGGCGATGACCATCGCCTCGCAAATCTGCATCTACACGAACAGTAACCTCACGATCGAAGAACTCTAG